The proteins below are encoded in one region of Strix aluco isolate bStrAlu1 chromosome 8, bStrAlu1.hap1, whole genome shotgun sequence:
- the PDE4B gene encoding 3',5'-cyclic-AMP phosphodiesterase 4B isoform X7 — MPEANYLLSVSWGYIKFKRMLNRELTHLSEMSRSGNQVSEYISNTFLDKQNDVEIPSPTQKDREKKKKQQLMTQISGVKKLMHSSSLNNTSISRFGVKTEKEDHLAKELEDLNKWGLNIFNVARYSHNRPLTCIMYAIFQERDLLKTFKISSDTFVTYMMTLEDHYHSDVAYHNSLHAADVAQSTHVLLSTPALDAVFTDLEILAAIFAAAIHDVDHPGVSNQFLINTNSELALMYNDESVLENHHLAVGFKLLQEEHCDIFQNLTKKQRQTLRKMVIDMVLATDMSKHMSLLADLKTMVETKKVTSSGVLLLDNYTDRIQVLRNMVHCADLSNPTKSLELYRQWTDRIMEEFFQQGDKERERGMEISPMCDKHTASVEKSQVGFIDYIVHPLWETWADLVQPDAQDILDTLEDNRNWYQSMIPQSPSPPLEERGRDCQSLMEKFQFELTLEEEDSDGPEKDGESIGYFSNTKTLCVADPGEEDSQREANIEIVTEDTSPVDT, encoded by the exons ATGCCTGAAGCAAACTATTTGTTATCTGTATCTTGGGGTTATATTAAG tTCAAGAGGATGCTGAACCGGGAGCTGACACACCTCTCCGAGATGAGCCGCTCTGGCAACCAGGTGTCCGAGTACATTTCCAACACTTTCCTGG ACAAGCAGAATGACGTGGAGATTCCTTCTCCCACccagaaagacagagagaagaagaaaaaacagcagctcATGACACAGATCAGCGGAGTGAAAAAATTAATGCATAGTTCAAGCTTAAATAACACCAGCATTTCACGATTTGGtgtgaaaacagagaaggaagaccATCTGGCCAAG GAACTGGAAGATCTGAATAAGTGGGGTCTCAACATATTCAATGTCGCAAGGTATTCCCACAACAGGCCGCTCACCTGCATTATGTACGCTATATTTCAG GAGCGAGATCTCCTGAAAACGTTCAAGATCTCATCAGACACGTTTGTGACGTACATGATGACGCTGGAAGACCACTACCATTCGGACGTGGCTTACCACAACAGCCTCCACGCCGCTGATGTCGCCCAGTCCACGCACGTCCTGCTCTCTACCCCCGCGCTGGAT GCCGTCTTCACTGATTTGGAAATCCTTGCTGCAATTTTTGCAGCGGCAATTCATGATGTGGATCACCCTGGGGTCTCCAATCAATTTCTTATTAATACAA ATTCCGAACTAGCCCTGATGTACAACGACGAATCCGTCTTGGAGAACCACCATCTTGCTGTGGGTTTCAAACTGCTTCAAGAGGAGCACTGTGACATCTTCCAGAACCTGACCAAGAAACAGCGTCAGACGCTCAGGAAGATGGTGATCGACATG GTCTTGGCGACAGATATGTCCAAGCATATGAGTCTGTTAGCTGATCTGAAGACTATGGTGGAAACGAAGAAGGTGACCAGTTCAGGAGTCCTCCTTCTGGACAACTACACCGACAGAATACAG GTTCTCCGAAATATGGTACATTGTGCGGACTTGAGCAATCCCACAAAGTCTCTGGAGCTGTACCGGCAGTGGACGGACAGGATCATGGAGGAGTTCTTCCAGCAGGGAGACAAAGAGCGAGAAAGAGGAATGGAAATCAGCCCAATGTGTGACAAACACACGGCATCAGTGGAAAAATCACAG GTGGGATTCATCGACTACATTGTCCACCCGCTCTGGGAGACGTGGGCTGACCTGGTGCAGCCCGATGCCCAGGACATCCTGGACACGCTGGAGGACAACAGGAACTGGTACCAGAGCATGATACCTCAGAGCCCATCTCCTCCGCTGGAGGAGCGGGGCAGGGACTGTCAGAGCCTGATGGAGAAGTTCCAGTTTGAACTGACGCTGGAGGAGGAGGATTCAGATGGGCCGGAGAAGGACGGCGAGAGCATCGGCTACTTCAGCAATACAAAGACACTCTGCGTGGCCGACCCAGGGGAAGAGGATTCACAGAGGGAGGCGAACATAGAAATTGTGACAGAAGACACGTCTCCTGTCGACACATAA
- the PDE4B gene encoding 3',5'-cyclic-AMP phosphodiesterase 4B isoform X6, giving the protein METLEELDWCLDQLETIQTYRSVSEMASNKFKRMLNRELTHLSEMSRSGNQVSEYISNTFLDKQNDVEIPSPTQKDREKKKKQQLMTQISGVKKLMHSSSLNNTSISRFGVKTEKEDHLAKELEDLNKWGLNIFNVARYSHNRPLTCIMYAIFQERDLLKTFKISSDTFVTYMMTLEDHYHSDVAYHNSLHAADVAQSTHVLLSTPALDAVFTDLEILAAIFAAAIHDVDHPGVSNQFLINTNSELALMYNDESVLENHHLAVGFKLLQEEHCDIFQNLTKKQRQTLRKMVIDMVLATDMSKHMSLLADLKTMVETKKVTSSGVLLLDNYTDRIQVLRNMVHCADLSNPTKSLELYRQWTDRIMEEFFQQGDKERERGMEISPMCDKHTASVEKSQVGFIDYIVHPLWETWADLVQPDAQDILDTLEDNRNWYQSMIPQSPSPPLEERGRDCQSLMEKFQFELTLEEEDSDGPEKDGESIGYFSNTKTLCVADPGEEDSQREANIEIVTEDTSPVDT; this is encoded by the exons tTCAAGAGGATGCTGAACCGGGAGCTGACACACCTCTCCGAGATGAGCCGCTCTGGCAACCAGGTGTCCGAGTACATTTCCAACACTTTCCTGG ACAAGCAGAATGACGTGGAGATTCCTTCTCCCACccagaaagacagagagaagaagaaaaaacagcagctcATGACACAGATCAGCGGAGTGAAAAAATTAATGCATAGTTCAAGCTTAAATAACACCAGCATTTCACGATTTGGtgtgaaaacagagaaggaagaccATCTGGCCAAG GAACTGGAAGATCTGAATAAGTGGGGTCTCAACATATTCAATGTCGCAAGGTATTCCCACAACAGGCCGCTCACCTGCATTATGTACGCTATATTTCAG GAGCGAGATCTCCTGAAAACGTTCAAGATCTCATCAGACACGTTTGTGACGTACATGATGACGCTGGAAGACCACTACCATTCGGACGTGGCTTACCACAACAGCCTCCACGCCGCTGATGTCGCCCAGTCCACGCACGTCCTGCTCTCTACCCCCGCGCTGGAT GCCGTCTTCACTGATTTGGAAATCCTTGCTGCAATTTTTGCAGCGGCAATTCATGATGTGGATCACCCTGGGGTCTCCAATCAATTTCTTATTAATACAA ATTCCGAACTAGCCCTGATGTACAACGACGAATCCGTCTTGGAGAACCACCATCTTGCTGTGGGTTTCAAACTGCTTCAAGAGGAGCACTGTGACATCTTCCAGAACCTGACCAAGAAACAGCGTCAGACGCTCAGGAAGATGGTGATCGACATG GTCTTGGCGACAGATATGTCCAAGCATATGAGTCTGTTAGCTGATCTGAAGACTATGGTGGAAACGAAGAAGGTGACCAGTTCAGGAGTCCTCCTTCTGGACAACTACACCGACAGAATACAG GTTCTCCGAAATATGGTACATTGTGCGGACTTGAGCAATCCCACAAAGTCTCTGGAGCTGTACCGGCAGTGGACGGACAGGATCATGGAGGAGTTCTTCCAGCAGGGAGACAAAGAGCGAGAAAGAGGAATGGAAATCAGCCCAATGTGTGACAAACACACGGCATCAGTGGAAAAATCACAG GTGGGATTCATCGACTACATTGTCCACCCGCTCTGGGAGACGTGGGCTGACCTGGTGCAGCCCGATGCCCAGGACATCCTGGACACGCTGGAGGACAACAGGAACTGGTACCAGAGCATGATACCTCAGAGCCCATCTCCTCCGCTGGAGGAGCGGGGCAGGGACTGTCAGAGCCTGATGGAGAAGTTCCAGTTTGAACTGACGCTGGAGGAGGAGGATTCAGATGGGCCGGAGAAGGACGGCGAGAGCATCGGCTACTTCAGCAATACAAAGACACTCTGCGTGGCCGACCCAGGGGAAGAGGATTCACAGAGGGAGGCGAACATAGAAATTGTGACAGAAGACACGTCTCCTGTCGACACATAA
- the PDE4B gene encoding 3',5'-cyclic-AMP phosphodiesterase 4B isoform X5, translating to MRSGDAERWCGASVRSGDAERRCGVGMRSGGAERGNPEREFKRMLNRELTHLSEMSRSGNQVSEYISNTFLDKQNDVEIPSPTQKDREKKKKQQLMTQISGVKKLMHSSSLNNTSISRFGVKTEKEDHLAKELEDLNKWGLNIFNVARYSHNRPLTCIMYAIFQERDLLKTFKISSDTFVTYMMTLEDHYHSDVAYHNSLHAADVAQSTHVLLSTPALDAVFTDLEILAAIFAAAIHDVDHPGVSNQFLINTNSELALMYNDESVLENHHLAVGFKLLQEEHCDIFQNLTKKQRQTLRKMVIDMVLATDMSKHMSLLADLKTMVETKKVTSSGVLLLDNYTDRIQVLRNMVHCADLSNPTKSLELYRQWTDRIMEEFFQQGDKERERGMEISPMCDKHTASVEKSQVGFIDYIVHPLWETWADLVQPDAQDILDTLEDNRNWYQSMIPQSPSPPLEERGRDCQSLMEKFQFELTLEEEDSDGPEKDGESIGYFSNTKTLCVADPGEEDSQREANIEIVTEDTSPVDT from the exons tTCAAGAGGATGCTGAACCGGGAGCTGACACACCTCTCCGAGATGAGCCGCTCTGGCAACCAGGTGTCCGAGTACATTTCCAACACTTTCCTGG ACAAGCAGAATGACGTGGAGATTCCTTCTCCCACccagaaagacagagagaagaagaaaaaacagcagctcATGACACAGATCAGCGGAGTGAAAAAATTAATGCATAGTTCAAGCTTAAATAACACCAGCATTTCACGATTTGGtgtgaaaacagagaaggaagaccATCTGGCCAAG GAACTGGAAGATCTGAATAAGTGGGGTCTCAACATATTCAATGTCGCAAGGTATTCCCACAACAGGCCGCTCACCTGCATTATGTACGCTATATTTCAG GAGCGAGATCTCCTGAAAACGTTCAAGATCTCATCAGACACGTTTGTGACGTACATGATGACGCTGGAAGACCACTACCATTCGGACGTGGCTTACCACAACAGCCTCCACGCCGCTGATGTCGCCCAGTCCACGCACGTCCTGCTCTCTACCCCCGCGCTGGAT GCCGTCTTCACTGATTTGGAAATCCTTGCTGCAATTTTTGCAGCGGCAATTCATGATGTGGATCACCCTGGGGTCTCCAATCAATTTCTTATTAATACAA ATTCCGAACTAGCCCTGATGTACAACGACGAATCCGTCTTGGAGAACCACCATCTTGCTGTGGGTTTCAAACTGCTTCAAGAGGAGCACTGTGACATCTTCCAGAACCTGACCAAGAAACAGCGTCAGACGCTCAGGAAGATGGTGATCGACATG GTCTTGGCGACAGATATGTCCAAGCATATGAGTCTGTTAGCTGATCTGAAGACTATGGTGGAAACGAAGAAGGTGACCAGTTCAGGAGTCCTCCTTCTGGACAACTACACCGACAGAATACAG GTTCTCCGAAATATGGTACATTGTGCGGACTTGAGCAATCCCACAAAGTCTCTGGAGCTGTACCGGCAGTGGACGGACAGGATCATGGAGGAGTTCTTCCAGCAGGGAGACAAAGAGCGAGAAAGAGGAATGGAAATCAGCCCAATGTGTGACAAACACACGGCATCAGTGGAAAAATCACAG GTGGGATTCATCGACTACATTGTCCACCCGCTCTGGGAGACGTGGGCTGACCTGGTGCAGCCCGATGCCCAGGACATCCTGGACACGCTGGAGGACAACAGGAACTGGTACCAGAGCATGATACCTCAGAGCCCATCTCCTCCGCTGGAGGAGCGGGGCAGGGACTGTCAGAGCCTGATGGAGAAGTTCCAGTTTGAACTGACGCTGGAGGAGGAGGATTCAGATGGGCCGGAGAAGGACGGCGAGAGCATCGGCTACTTCAGCAATACAAAGACACTCTGCGTGGCCGACCCAGGGGAAGAGGATTCACAGAGGGAGGCGAACATAGAAATTGTGACAGAAGACACGTCTCCTGTCGACACATAA